One stretch of Zingiber officinale cultivar Zhangliang chromosome 6B, Zo_v1.1, whole genome shotgun sequence DNA includes these proteins:
- the LOC121992171 gene encoding cytochrome P450 709B2-like isoform X1, translating into MLPRHRGFRVYIIDTATIAFLILSFMGAAIASLVLSTLAILLLSLLLRVLDRLIWRPYAITQYFKKQGVDGPGYKFYKGSNEDIKAMKREASGLILDRRSHDVASRVIPHFIKWASQYGNVFLFWFGTNPMLLINDPEMVKHVLANRFGFYSKLDVDPNILALLGKGLVLVEGSEWARHRRIVNPAFTMDKLKMLTGKMADCVRVMLQGWEEQATRSADKQQEVEVSKQFQELTADVISHTAFGSSFSEGKEVFLAQKELQILASANILNIEFPGSRFLPTKKNLCKWKLERRVNNTLMRIIQRRLDSKDSSYGHDLLGLMMEASQKQRGQRMSMYEIVDECKTFFFAGHETTSHLLTWALFLLSTNRDWQEKLRDEVLRECGQQVPDADTLSNLKLVTMVLLETLRLYGPVVQMARKASQDMALGNISVPKGTALILPIMMIHRSKEIWGPDANEFNPHRFKDGISKAASHPNALLAFSIGPRACIGQNFAMLEAKTVTAMLLQRFSFSLSPDYKHAPIDFLTLQPQHGLPILFTPLHV; encoded by the exons ATGCTGCCTCGTCACCGAGGTTTTCGTGTTTATATAATTGACACTGCTACTATTGCATTCCTTATCCTCTCTTTCATGGGTGCTGCTATCGCATCCCTTGTGCTCTCTACTTTGGCTATCCTCCTCCTGTCGCTTCTACTGCGAGTGTTGGATCGTCTAATATGGAGGCCATACGCCATCACCCAATATTTCAAGAAACAAGGAGTAGATGGCCCCGGTTACAAGTTCTACAAAGGATCCAACGAGGACATCAAAGCCATGAAAAGAGAGGCATCAGGGCTGATCTTGGACAGAAGGTCGCACGACGTCGCCAGCCGTGTGATTCCGCACTTCATCAAGTGGGCATCGCAATATG GCAATGTGTTCCTCTTCTGGTTTGGGACGAATCCCATGTTGTTGATCAATGACCCCGAGATGGTTAAACATGTACTAGCAAACAGATTTGGTTTCTACTCCAAGCTGGATGTTGATCCTAATATTTTAGCTCTCTTGGGCAAGGGATTGGTCCTGGTTGAGGGATCAGAATGGGCAAGGCACAGGAGAATTGTTAACCCTGCGTTCACAATGGATAAGCTCAAG ATGTTGACAGGGAAGATGGCAGACTGCGTGAGGGTGATGCTTCAAGGTTGGGAGGAGCAGGCAACACGATCAGCAGACAAGCAACAGGAAGTAGAGGTTTCCAAGCAATTTCAGGAGTTGACAGCTGATGTGATTTCTCACACTGCATTTGGGAGCAGCTTCTCTGAGGGAAAAGAAGTATTTCTAGCTCAGAAAGAACTGCAGATTCTGGCCTCCGCAAATATTCTTAACATAGAATTCCCTGGATCCAG GTTTCTCCCGACTAAGAAAAATCTATGCAAATGGAAGCTAGAGAGAAGAGTAAACAACACACTGATGCGTATCATACAGAGGAGATTGGACTCCAAGGATTCCAGCTATGGACATGATCTCCTTGGCCTGATGATGGAAGCCAGCCAGAAACAGAGAGGGCAGAGAATGAGCATGTATGAGATCGTAGATGAGTGCAAGACCTTCTTCTTCGCAGGGCACGAGACCACTTCCCATTTACTGACCTGGGCTCTCTTCCTGCTGAGCACCAACCGAGACTGGCAAGAGAAGCTCAGGGACGAGGTGCTCAGGGAATGCGGACAGCAAGTGCCCGATGCAGATACGCTAAGCAACTTAAAACTG GTCACCATGGTTCTCCTGGAGACGTTGAGACTGTATGGCCCCGTGGTTCAGATGGCAAGAAAGGCAAGCCAAGATATGGCGCTGGGGAACATCAGCGTACCCAAGGGCACTGCACTCATCCTTCCTATCATGATGATCCACCGGAGCAAGGAGATCTGGGGGCCTGATGCCAATGAATTCAATCCCCACAGGTTCAAAGATGGCATCTCCAAGGCTGCCTCGCACCCCAACGCACTGCTCGCGTTCTCCATTGGGCCAAGAGCTTGCATTGGCCAGAACTTCGCCATGTTGGAGGCCAAGACAGTGACTGCCATGCTCCTGCAAAGGTTCTCCTTCTCCCTGTCCCCCGACTACAAACACGCACCGATTGACTTTCTGACATTGCAACCTCAGCACGGGCTTCCCATACTCTTCACTCCCTTGCATGTCTAG
- the LOC121992171 gene encoding cytochrome P450 709B2-like isoform X2 yields the protein MLPRHRGFRVYIIDTATIAFLILSFMGAAIASLVLSTLAILLLSLLLRVLDRLIWRPYAITQYFKKQGVDGPGYKFYKGSNEDIKAMKREASGLILDRRSHDVASRVIPHFIKWASQYGNVFLFWFGTNPMLLINDPEMVKHGLVLVEGSEWARHRRIVNPAFTMDKLKMLTGKMADCVRVMLQGWEEQATRSADKQQEVEVSKQFQELTADVISHTAFGSSFSEGKEVFLAQKELQILASANILNIEFPGSRFLPTKKNLCKWKLERRVNNTLMRIIQRRLDSKDSSYGHDLLGLMMEASQKQRGQRMSMYEIVDECKTFFFAGHETTSHLLTWALFLLSTNRDWQEKLRDEVLRECGQQVPDADTLSNLKLVTMVLLETLRLYGPVVQMARKASQDMALGNISVPKGTALILPIMMIHRSKEIWGPDANEFNPHRFKDGISKAASHPNALLAFSIGPRACIGQNFAMLEAKTVTAMLLQRFSFSLSPDYKHAPIDFLTLQPQHGLPILFTPLHV from the exons ATGCTGCCTCGTCACCGAGGTTTTCGTGTTTATATAATTGACACTGCTACTATTGCATTCCTTATCCTCTCTTTCATGGGTGCTGCTATCGCATCCCTTGTGCTCTCTACTTTGGCTATCCTCCTCCTGTCGCTTCTACTGCGAGTGTTGGATCGTCTAATATGGAGGCCATACGCCATCACCCAATATTTCAAGAAACAAGGAGTAGATGGCCCCGGTTACAAGTTCTACAAAGGATCCAACGAGGACATCAAAGCCATGAAAAGAGAGGCATCAGGGCTGATCTTGGACAGAAGGTCGCACGACGTCGCCAGCCGTGTGATTCCGCACTTCATCAAGTGGGCATCGCAATATG GCAATGTGTTCCTCTTCTGGTTTGGGACGAATCCCATGTTGTTGATCAATGACCCCGAGATGGTTAAACAT GGATTGGTCCTGGTTGAGGGATCAGAATGGGCAAGGCACAGGAGAATTGTTAACCCTGCGTTCACAATGGATAAGCTCAAG ATGTTGACAGGGAAGATGGCAGACTGCGTGAGGGTGATGCTTCAAGGTTGGGAGGAGCAGGCAACACGATCAGCAGACAAGCAACAGGAAGTAGAGGTTTCCAAGCAATTTCAGGAGTTGACAGCTGATGTGATTTCTCACACTGCATTTGGGAGCAGCTTCTCTGAGGGAAAAGAAGTATTTCTAGCTCAGAAAGAACTGCAGATTCTGGCCTCCGCAAATATTCTTAACATAGAATTCCCTGGATCCAG GTTTCTCCCGACTAAGAAAAATCTATGCAAATGGAAGCTAGAGAGAAGAGTAAACAACACACTGATGCGTATCATACAGAGGAGATTGGACTCCAAGGATTCCAGCTATGGACATGATCTCCTTGGCCTGATGATGGAAGCCAGCCAGAAACAGAGAGGGCAGAGAATGAGCATGTATGAGATCGTAGATGAGTGCAAGACCTTCTTCTTCGCAGGGCACGAGACCACTTCCCATTTACTGACCTGGGCTCTCTTCCTGCTGAGCACCAACCGAGACTGGCAAGAGAAGCTCAGGGACGAGGTGCTCAGGGAATGCGGACAGCAAGTGCCCGATGCAGATACGCTAAGCAACTTAAAACTG GTCACCATGGTTCTCCTGGAGACGTTGAGACTGTATGGCCCCGTGGTTCAGATGGCAAGAAAGGCAAGCCAAGATATGGCGCTGGGGAACATCAGCGTACCCAAGGGCACTGCACTCATCCTTCCTATCATGATGATCCACCGGAGCAAGGAGATCTGGGGGCCTGATGCCAATGAATTCAATCCCCACAGGTTCAAAGATGGCATCTCCAAGGCTGCCTCGCACCCCAACGCACTGCTCGCGTTCTCCATTGGGCCAAGAGCTTGCATTGGCCAGAACTTCGCCATGTTGGAGGCCAAGACAGTGACTGCCATGCTCCTGCAAAGGTTCTCCTTCTCCCTGTCCCCCGACTACAAACACGCACCGATTGACTTTCTGACATTGCAACCTCAGCACGGGCTTCCCATACTCTTCACTCCCTTGCATGTCTAG
- the LOC121992172 gene encoding CRIB domain-containing protein RIC7-like, whose amino-acid sequence MGTSVKKGILKPIRYISQMFDQKEPELQIGFPTDVKHVAHIGSDGPNTSDPGWMKDYHSAPLNPTCGTPETDSAAANTWGSQGSDFLSEGIEDSAAGDGGADSKPRHSRRHKSDDTPDMGAAADSADGGAKKGRRGRKKEAASAGTNADVPAIPKKSHRRRSKDEGAAKTSKSKAAPSAKSDAAAEAEKNSAPSAAAGAS is encoded by the exons ATGGGCACTTCTGTGAAGAAGGGGATCCTAAAGCCCATACGATACATTTCCCAAATGTTCG ATCAGAAGGAGCCAGAATTGCAAATTGGCTTTCCGACTGATGTCAAACACGTGGCCCACATCGGATCGGACGGCCCCAACACTAGCGATCCAGGATGg ATGAAGGATTACCATTCAGCTCCACTCAACCCCACGTGCGGAACGCCGGAGACAGACAGCGCCGCCGCGAATACGTGGGGCTCTCAAG GCTCAGATTTCTTGAGTGAGGGGATCGAAGACTCCGCGGCCGGCGACGGAGGCGCGGACTCCAAGCCGCGACACTCGAGGCGGCACAAATCCGACGACACGCCTGATATGGGTGCTGCTGCAGACTCGGCCGACGGCGGGGCGAAGAAGGGCCGGCGAGGACGCAAGAAGGAAGCGGCCTCCGCGGGCACGAACGCCGACGTTCCGGCGATCCCCAAGAAGTCACACCGGCGGCGGTCCAAGGATGAAGGGGCCGCGAAGACCTCCAAGTCGAAGGCAGCGCCGTCTGCCAAGTCTGATGCAGCGGCGGAGGCGGAGAAGAACTCGGCACCATCGGCGGCGGCAGGAGCCTCTTAA